A single region of the Thermoplasmata archaeon genome encodes:
- a CDS encoding DNA-directed RNA polymerase subunit H, with protein sequence MEQKFSVMSHQLVPMHILLSEEEEKEVLAKYKTTKDSLPKIRKSDPCIQALEAQAGEEIRRGRIIKIIRSSETAGKYVCYRVVVD encoded by the coding sequence ATGGAGCAGAAGTTCAGCGTGATGAGTCATCAGCTGGTTCCGATGCATATCCTTCTGTCCGAGGAGGAGGAGAAAGAGGTTCTTGCGAAGTACAAGACAACCAAGGACTCACTCCCGAAGATTCGCAAGTCGGACCCGTGTATTCAAGCGCTGGAGGCGCAGGCGGGGGAGGAGATTCGGCGCGGGAGAATCATTAAAATCATCAGGAGCAGCGAGACGGCAGGGAAGTACGTCTGCTACAGGGTGGTCGTGGACTAG